From the Hevea brasiliensis isolate MT/VB/25A 57/8 chromosome 13, ASM3005281v1, whole genome shotgun sequence genome, the window CCCATTACTATTCCTCCCAAAGTTAAGCCTCCAATCAAGTTGCCACCAGTCATCCCTCCTATTGTGAAGCCGCCGGTGACAGTTCCTCCTATTGTGAAGCCACCAGTGACTCTCCCTCCTGTGACATTTCCTCCCATTGTGAAGCCACCAGTGACTCTCCCTCCAGTGACAGTTCCTCCCATTAAGCCACCAGTGACTCTCCCTCCGGTTACAGTTCCTCCCATTGTGAATCCACCGGtgactctccctctccctccagTGACAGTTCCTCCCATTGTGAAGCCACCGGtgactctccctctccctccagTGACAGTTCCTCCAATCACAGTTCCTCCGGTCACAATTCCTCCAGTGATTACAAAGCCACCAAAGGGACATACTCCATGTCTCTCACCACCAGCTAAGGCTACATGCCCAATTGATACTCTGAAACTGGGTGCCTGTGTGGATCTTCTTGGAGGGCTGGTGCACATTGGTGTCGGTGACCCAGTTGTGAACAAGTGTTGCCCAGTTCTCGCTGGACTTGTAGAGCTTGAAGCTGCAGTCTGCTTGTGCACCACTCTCAAGCTCAAGCTTCTCAACCTTAACATCTATGTCCCTCTTGCTCTCCAACTCCTTGTTACCTGTGGGAAGACACCTCCTCCTGGTTACACCTGCTCTCTTTAGGCGACCCAAGTTAAGTGATTCACTACTTTTTCTATAAACCCAAGAACCCTAACTTAttataattatagtaattttgCTTAAGCATTAATTATAGGCTATAATTATCCAATGAGCTAATTGATTGCACAAGTAATTATATTATATCACGTTTGTCTACTgcctatattattattattattattattattattattattattattattattattattattattattattattatttccttAATAAATTTTCTGCTTTTGTATAAGACAATGTGCTtgtcttatttaatttaaatgtaaaaatagaGTCTAATTTAGGtatttttttaatgatttattttttcctttagttaataataaatatttatttatttattgtaagAATTATTGACTCAtgatatatacatatgtatatgcaGGTCGCCAGAAACATAGATGGACGACATGAGAGGATGTCGAGCCTCTCCTTTTGTttgttctttctctttctctccttAATTCTCCTTTGTTTTCTTGATTGGTATTGATGAAGATGAAGGTTTGGATTATTAATTTGTAcatcatttaatttttataaaattgttgCGTGCATCTGTCGTTTGTCTTAGACCAGAAAGCAATCAAGAGAATTCTCTCTATCATTATTGGATTCTCATTTTCAGAACCCTTTCCTTCTTgtgcaaactaaatttattaataaatattccatgaaaaatttaataaaaaatttaagtttctcttttcttttttgttttatacgtaattattttaatgatattaataattcaaaaaaatttaagacTTATTTGATATTGTTATTAAAACTGCTGGTGAGATAAtaacttttttaaaaattattaattaaagaatatttaaaaataattcaaaattaaatttaataaattttaattataaaattattaaaataacaaaaaaatattttccaaacaACTTTTATTAAGAAAAGCAGCTTCAACCATTCAAATACAATCTCAAATATGCGCTTAAGGCCTGTTTGACATTACTATT encodes:
- the LOC110660054 gene encoding 36.4 kDa proline-rich protein, which encodes MDSTKISAFLLICMFFISSTTPILGYCSCDNHKPPKHKGHKGKFPHPPITIPPKVKPPIKLPPVIPPIVKPPVTVPPIVKPPVTLPPVTFPPIVKPPVTLPPVTVPPIKPPVTLPPVTVPPIVNPPVTLPLPPVTVPPIVKPPVTLPLPPVTVPPITVPPVTIPPVITKPPKGHTPCLSPPAKATCPIDTLKLGACVDLLGGLVHIGVGDPVVNKCCPVLAGLVELEAAVCLCTTLKLKLLNLNIYVPLALQLLVTCGKTPPPGYTCSL